In Deltaproteobacteria bacterium, the DNA window GAGGAAAGGGTGATGTAGGCCGGGTTGTCCGGCCGGTCGCCGGAAGCGCCGCCCCACTTCTCCTTCATCTGCCTCTCGAGGTCCTGGATGGCCGCCTTCGTCTTCACCACGTCGGGGTATTCGTCGGAAAAGCGGCTCTTCAGGTCGATCAACCGAAGCCGCAGCTCCTTCAGGCTCTCCTTCTCCTGGAGCGGAAGGTCGCGGGGGACGTTCGCGATCTGCTCCTGCAGGTACCCCTCCCTCTCCCGGAGCGTGCGGAGCTGGTCGTCCATGCGGGAGATGTCGCGGTCCACCTGGTCGAACGCCTGCTGGTTCAACTGGGCGAGCTCGGGCAGGGAGGTGAGGTTCTTCTTCTTGTACGTCGACATCTTCGCGTCAAGGGCCGCCAGCCGCGCCTGCAGCACCTTCATCTCGTCCTCCATGAACTTGGACGTTTCCGACGACTGCTTCTCCCGGGTCTTGAGGTTCTCCTCCAGGTACAGCGAGGCCAACTCGTTGGCGACCCGCTGGACCGTCTCCGGGTTGCGCCCTTCGTACGAGACGCTGAAGGCGATGGTGGCCTGCGCCGGCCGGCCGGTGCGCGGGTCCACGACGTCGGCGCTGATCGTGTTGAACTTGACCGCCTTGCGCATCTTCGCGACGATCTCGTCGACCGGCACCTTGTCTTTCAGGTCCGCGTACAGCCTGAAGCGGGAGATGAGATCCAGCAGCATCGTGCTGCTCATGATCCGCTGGTTGATCGATTGCAGACGCTGGTCGGCGAAGGAGGCGATGTTGCCCGCGACGTATTCGCGCGGGACCTCCTGCTCCTCGATCAGGACAGTCGTGGTGGATTTGTACGTCCTCGGCAGGGCGAAGGCCACGACCGCCGCCAGCGCGAAGACGCCCAGCGCGGGAAGGAAGATCTCCCGTTTCCGCCTGCGGAAGACGTCGTCGAGGTCGTGGAACGTCTTTACGTCGCGATCCGCTGCCTGGTCCTCGTTCATCTGCACTCCTTATCGCGTCTTCTCATTCGACCACCGGGTACCGCAAGGCCGCGCGCACGTACACGACGTTCTGGCTGGCCTCGGCATCCACCTGCCGATAAAGGACCCGCGTGTACTGGTACGCCGCTTCCACGTCGATGTTTTTCGTGGCGGCGTACCGCAGGCCGGGCCGCACGCGGACCGTCCGCTCGTCGATCGCCTGCCCGGAGAATTGCCCCGCCTCCGACCGGTTCACGTAGTAGCCAGTCGAGAAGAGCCCGGTGAATTCGTAGCTTCTGCGGTGGGCCAGGTCCAGCGTGACGGCGGTCCGCTCGACCGCCCCGCCACGCCCCGCCGCGACGGTCACATCGCGGTAGAACGACAGGTTGCCGGTGTCGCGTTCCCCCTTGTACGCCAGCGCGACTTTGGCGATCCACCCCGTGTCGTTGCTCCTATCGGTGCCCCGTTCAAGCGTGAAGAAGCCTGGGGCCACCTCCACCGGCCGCAGGATATCGAGTTCCGACCGGGTGTAGCGGGCGCCGACGTCGGCGAGGACGCTCCACAGCTCGTGGACCGCCCGGCTGAATCCGACGGTCACGGTGTAATTCTCGACATCGAGTCCGGTGAAGCGGCTCCTGGCGTACCCGAGGTTGGCCCGGGCCTTCGTGTTGGAAAGGTGCTGCCCCAGGTCGTGGATGAAGCCGAGGCCCACCGTGTGCTGCTCGCTGTCCAGGTTCGCCTGGCTCTTGTAGTCGAGCCGCTCGTACCCGTAGGAGAGCCCCGCTCCCGTTTTCTCGCTCAAGGCGTAGTCCGCCGAGACCGAATAGCTCTGCCGGTCGCTCCGGTTGCCGGCGACCAGGCCGGTCGCCTCGATATCGCGGTCAGGGAGCCCTTCCCTGCGGAAGGAGGCGTCGCCGGAGAGCCCGAACGCGTTCGAGAACCGGTACCCCAGCTGTCCCCGATACGTCTGGTCCAGCGTGTCCAGCCCCGTGTCGGCGGTGAAGAACCGCTTGTCGACGCCGCCGTCGAAGCGCGCGTTCAGCCGCTCGGTGCGGTCGGACACCTCCAGGCGCGGGGAGGCGGAGAGGATGAACGAGTCGGTCCGGGCGCCGGTGGTGAAGAAGACGTTGCTGTTGTATTCGTCCTTTACGGCAAGGGACGGCGTGACCCGGAACTCGTCCCCCCACGCCCGCGGGCCGGGAAGGAGGAGCGACGAGAGCAGCGCCGCCGCGATCGAATGCAGGAGGCGGCTACGGGACAAAGATTACGTCCCCGCGCTTCAGCTCGATGTTCATCTGCAGCTCTTTTCCCGCGGTCACGTCGTTGTAGTTGAAGGGGAACGAGAGGGTCTTCCCCCCCTCCTGGCGGAAGATCCGGATGCGGGTCCGATTCGCGAACGTGTTGGGGCCGCCGGCGATCGCCAGCGCCTGCAGGACGTTCACGTTGGCGTTGAGGATCAAGCGGCCGGGCGCGTTGATCCTGCCGAGCACGTAGATGTGCAGGCTGTTCGACTGCCGGACCTCCACGGTGGTGGTGGAGTCCGGAACGTATCGGGCGATCTTCTGCTCGATTTCTTTTTTCAGTTGCGCGACCGTCTTTCCGCCCGCCTCGAGCTCGCCGATCAGGGGAAACGAGATCTTTCCGTCCGGGAGCACGGTGACCACCCGGGTCAGCGCGAGGTCTTTCCAGACCTCGATGCCGAGCTGGTCCCCCGGACCGATGGTGTAGTCGGCCGCCCACGCCGGGGAGGATGCCAACAGCAGAGCCGTAAAAAAGAATGCCACCCATTTCCCAAAGACCATCGGGATCCTCCATGAACTTGTTGGTTTCATATCCCCCCCAGCGTCCGGGCCGCCTCTTCCCTGCCCGGGAAGTCGCCCACGCCCGCGACCGATTTTTTCAGGTGCACCTTCGCCTCCTCCCGGCGGCCCGCCTTGAACAGGGCCATCCCGAGGTGGTAGTTGATCTCCGCGCTTTCCGGGACCTTCCCCTGCGCGCGCTGGAGCAGCTCGAGCGCCTTGCCCCCGTCCCCCTTCTTGTACCAGATCCACCCGAGGGTGTCCTGGACGGCCGGTTCTTCAGGGTGGCTCTTCAGCGCATTCTGCGCAAGCGATAGCGCCTTGTCCAGATCGGCGCCGGACGCCGCGCGCTCGGACAACAGGACGGCCAGGTCGTTCGCCGCGACCCAGAAACCGGGCTGCTTTGCCAGCGCCTGTTCGTAGGCCGCCCGCCCTTTCTGGTAGTCCCCCTCCCGAAGGTGCATCCGGCCGAGCAAAAGGTACGTCTCCATGGCGTCCGGCTTCGCCGCGATCGC includes these proteins:
- a CDS encoding Wzz/FepE/Etk N-terminal domain-containing protein, with the protein product MNEDQAADRDVKTFHDLDDVFRRRKREIFLPALGVFALAAVVAFALPRTYKSTTTVLIEEQEVPREYVAGNIASFADQRLQSINQRIMSSTMLLDLISRFRLYADLKDKVPVDEIVAKMRKAVKFNTISADVVDPRTGRPAQATIAFSVSYEGRNPETVQRVANELASLYLEENLKTREKQSSETSKFMEDEMKVLQARLAALDAKMSTYKKKNLTSLPELAQLNQQAFDQVDRDISRMDDQLRTLREREGYLQEQIANVPRDLPLQEKESLKELRLRLIDLKSRFSDEYPDVVKTKAAIQDLERQMKEKWGGASGDRPDNPAYITLSSQLAGVQSEIGSIKRQIGELRKKRDDYRKRIEASPHVEEGYKGLLVERGSLQAKYDDLNRKTMDAKVAQGLEKEQLAERFSIIDPARLPEKPDSPNIPAILLIGLVLGMGAGVGMAAVRESGDDTVRSPDDLVKIAGGLPVLASVPVIVTAVDEGLRKGRTVKFAAATALVLVAGILLFHFFVMDLDVVWAKVVRRLSI
- a CDS encoding polysaccharide biosynthesis/export family protein, encoding MVFGKWVAFFFTALLLASSPAWAADYTIGPGDQLGIEVWKDLALTRVVTVLPDGKISFPLIGELEAGGKTVAQLKKEIEQKIARYVPDSTTTVEVRQSNSLHIYVLGRINAPGRLILNANVNVLQALAIAGGPNTFANRTRIRIFRQEGGKTLSFPFNYNDVTAGKELQMNIELKRGDVIFVP